CGAAGCCGGCGATAATCACGTAGTTAGGAACAGGTGCTACAAGCAGCTCTTCAATGTTCTTCTGGAATTTGGCACTAAAGAACGATGAAGCAACGTTGGAATATGAGTTGGTGATCACCGACATCATGATCAGACCGGGCACAATGTATTCCATGTAGCTAAAGCCGTTCATTTCACCAATACGCGCACCAATCAGGTTACCGAAGATGATGAAGTAAAGCGTCATGGTGATCGCTGGCGGCACTAGAGTTTGCACCCAGATACGCGTGAAGCGATTGATCTCTTTGGTCAACAAGCTGCAGAAAGCGGTCCAATATAGGCTGTACATATTATTTATTCCCCTCACGGACGATACTCACAAATAGCTCTTCTAGGCGGTTTGCTTTGTTACGCATAGAGAGAACTTTTACCTGCTGCTCACTCAATTGATCAAAGATGGTATTCAAACCTAGATTCTTGTCGATTTCGATTTCTAGCGAGCCATTAACCATCACTTGGCTATTCACACCTTCAAGTTTAGGTTCAGTCGCACCCTCTTCAAGATCAAGAATAAAGGTCTCGGCACTCAACTTACCCAACAGCGACTTCATTGTGGTGTTCTCAATCAACTCACCACGATTGATGATACCAATGTTACGACACAGCATTTCCGCTTCTTCTAGATAGTGCGTAGTTAAAATAATGGTGATGCCCTGCTTCTCGTTGATCTCCTTGAGGAATTCCCACATTGAACGACGCAATTCAATATCAACACCCGCCGTTGGTTCATCAAGAATTAACAAATGAGGCTCATGCATCAGTGCACGCGCGATCATCAAACGACGCTTCATACCACCAGATAAGTTACGCGCACGTTCGCCACGCTTTTCCCACAAATCGAGCTGAGATAAGTACTTTTTAGCGCGTTCTTTAGCAAGAGCTTTCGGTACACCGTAGTAACCGGCTTGTTGTAGCACGATCTGCTCAACCGTTTCGAACGGGTTAAAGTTAAACTCTTGCGGGACTAAACCTAAGTTCAACTTCGCTAACTCCAGATCGGTATCAATGTCGTAGCCGAACACTTTCACCTTGCCTGACGTTTTATTAACCAGTGAAGAAATAACACCAATGGTGGTGGATTTACCCGCACCATTTGGGCCAAGTAGTGCGTAAAAGTCGCCTTTTTCTACTTGTAAACTCACGCCCTTAAGAGCCTCAAAGCCCCCTGCATAAGTTTTTCTTAGTTGCTCAATTTCTAATGCATACATAGAGGTAGACTGCCATTTGCTATAGATAAGATGTTGATGACCGAATTTGAGGAAGAGAGTAATGCTTAAAACGAGCTAGCAGAAAACTAACTCAAACTTGTTTACTCAGCCATTTTGCAAACAAGTTTATCGTTGATTGACGATTAATACAAATACCGAGTGAGGCTTTATTTCGAAAGCGAACAAGAATATTAGGTAGGTAAAGAGCAATTCAGTGTTCAGTAAACATAAAAAATGCCGCGAAGTTATTCACTTAGCGGCACTCATTATTAATATGGAATCGAGCACTAATGACTCATTCATCTAAACCTATAACAGAAGGTTAAACTGTCTCAAATTGATGTTCATCTCTGTCGACGTAGCTTGTTGCTGCCGTCAGGGCTTCATATCTGAATCGATAGGTGTTGGATTCAGGTACAAGATCAATCACGTGGAATTTTTCTAATTGCTGACGAGTATTCTCATTAGGACACAATAAGTACACCTCACACTGCCCATCTAGGGCATCTTTAATCGCATTTTCTAGCGCTAAGCCAACGGTAACATCAATCATAGGCACATC
Above is a window of Vibrio atlanticus DNA encoding:
- a CDS encoding ABC transporter ATP-binding protein encodes the protein MYALEIEQLRKTYAGGFEALKGVSLQVEKGDFYALLGPNGAGKSTTIGVISSLVNKTSGKVKVFGYDIDTDLELAKLNLGLVPQEFNFNPFETVEQIVLQQAGYYGVPKALAKERAKKYLSQLDLWEKRGERARNLSGGMKRRLMIARALMHEPHLLILDEPTAGVDIELRRSMWEFLKEINEKQGITIILTTHYLEEAEMLCRNIGIINRGELIENTTMKSLLGKLSAETFILDLEEGATEPKLEGVNSQVMVNGSLEIEIDKNLGLNTIFDQLSEQQVKVLSMRNKANRLEELFVSIVREGNK